A window from Pyrococcus kukulkanii encodes these proteins:
- a CDS encoding Mth938-like domain-containing protein, which produces MKVGEVKFGSVEINGIKYNHDIVIYPSGRIERRKKEISKKKHGTSHKFDPEELKEYLREDFDILIVGTGIYGMLSLLPEARELVKRKEIIERPTPEALKLVEELWGKKRVLAIIHVTC; this is translated from the coding sequence ATGAAAGTTGGGGAGGTAAAGTTTGGGAGCGTTGAGATAAACGGAATAAAGTACAACCACGACATAGTTATCTATCCTAGTGGCAGAATAGAGAGGAGGAAAAAGGAGATAAGCAAGAAAAAGCACGGAACAAGTCACAAATTTGACCCGGAGGAGCTTAAGGAATACCTAAGAGAGGACTTCGATATTCTGATAGTAGGTACCGGAATATACGGAATGCTTTCCCTGCTCCCCGAGGCAAGAGAGCTCGTAAAGAGGAAAGAGATAATAGAAAGACCAACTCCAGAAGCTCTGAAGTTGGTTGAGGAGCTCTGGGGCAAGAAGAGGGTTTTAGCTATTATCCACGTCACCTGTTAG